In one window of Vibrio sp. DW001 DNA:
- the pepT gene encoding peptidase T produces the protein MNKVLDRFLHYVAFDTQSNGDNSACPSTPGQLVLAEQIKLEMEQIGLESVTLDSNGYLMASLSSNVSHDVAPIGFIAHMDTAPDESGKDVKPQLIKNYQGGDIKLGTSGEQLSPTQYPDMENLIGHDFVTTDGTTLLGADNKAGIAEILTAMEVLINHPEIKHGDIKIGFTPDEEIGRGANLFDVEKFGAKWAYTIDGGYIGELEYENFNASTAKVICHGVSVHPGTAKDKLVNSMNIAAQFQMSMPADETPECTDGYEGFYHLGSIKSSIACTELKYIVRDFDRAGLESRKAYIKSKVEQMNDALPKGRISLELVDSYFNMKEMVEPHPHIINIAKQSMIECDVVPHICPIRGGTDGARLSFMGLPCPNVFTGGYNFHGIHEFVTVQGMNKAVEVIVKIAENTAKK, from the coding sequence ATGAATAAAGTACTAGATAGATTCTTGCATTATGTTGCATTTGATACCCAGTCCAATGGTGATAACAGTGCTTGTCCAAGTACCCCAGGACAATTGGTGCTAGCGGAACAGATCAAGCTAGAGATGGAGCAGATAGGTTTAGAGAGTGTCACCTTAGATAGCAACGGTTACTTAATGGCGTCATTGTCCTCTAATGTTAGCCATGATGTGGCCCCTATTGGGTTTATCGCACACATGGATACAGCGCCTGATGAATCAGGTAAAGATGTAAAACCACAACTAATTAAAAATTATCAAGGTGGTGATATAAAACTCGGAACCAGTGGTGAACAGCTTTCGCCGACACAATATCCAGACATGGAAAACCTTATTGGGCATGACTTTGTTACTACTGACGGAACGACGTTATTAGGTGCTGATAACAAAGCTGGCATAGCTGAAATTCTTACAGCGATGGAAGTATTGATAAACCATCCTGAGATCAAACATGGTGATATTAAAATTGGCTTCACCCCAGATGAAGAGATCGGTCGCGGTGCTAATCTCTTCGACGTAGAAAAATTTGGAGCCAAATGGGCTTATACCATTGACGGCGGATACATTGGCGAACTTGAGTATGAAAACTTTAACGCCAGCACTGCGAAGGTAATTTGTCACGGTGTGAGCGTTCACCCAGGGACAGCAAAAGACAAACTGGTTAACTCTATGAACATCGCGGCTCAGTTCCAAATGAGTATGCCGGCGGATGAGACACCGGAATGTACAGATGGATATGAAGGCTTCTATCATTTAGGTTCGATCAAATCTAGCATCGCATGTACCGAGTTAAAATACATCGTAAGAGATTTTGATCGAGCTGGTTTAGAGTCACGTAAAGCGTACATAAAATCTAAAGTAGAACAGATGAATGACGCCTTGCCGAAAGGTCGCATATCCCTAGAGCTAGTGGATAGTTACTTCAATATGAAGGAGATGGTAGAGCCTCATCCTCATATTATTAATATTGCCAAGCAGTCGATGATAGAGTGCGATGTTGTCCCTCATATATGCCCGATCAGAGGTGGTACCGATGGTGCTCGTCTCTCTTTTATGGGCCTGCCTTGTCCAAATGTCTTCACTGGTGGTTATAACTTCCACGGAATTCATGAATTTGTTACCGTGCAAGGCATGAACAAAGCAGTTGAAGTGATTGTTAAAATTGCAGAAAATACTGCAAAAAAATAG